Proteins from a genomic interval of Toxotes jaculatrix isolate fToxJac2 chromosome 5, fToxJac2.pri, whole genome shotgun sequence:
- the sntb2 gene encoding beta-2-syntrophin, translating into MAVWTRADKNGQLDLLLRDRWIRVAAELTRETLTLTAEAEVTGQGGNHWDYSNSSAGLRNGMSNGNDPGTSPGNPGRGPPSGQDQLQSPNHGGRGRSASPGRGVVSRGQYDGNYGLNSPGKYPNNGTNSDFGSPSSSYGSPGSSFGSRQGDFPVSLDGSSEAVRKVRVVKQESGGLGISIKGGRENRMPILISKIFPGLAADQSRALRVGDAILSVNGNDLREATHDLAVQALKKAGKEVTLEVKYIREVSPLFKKPSLVADLPWDGVRPQSPSYSGSEDSGSPKHGSSSSSKDRKVISLRMCFISRNLTMPDLENRLLELHSPDGQHTVVLRCKDGPTANSWFTAIHTNIAALLPQTLAHINAYLGASSSTSTHPHLKHIGWLAEQVQLEGGRQQYRPVVMALTEKDILLFESVPWNRESWSMPLLTHPLLATRLVHSGSARGSPAQGSDLVFATRTGTGRGIESHVFRVETHWDLSSWTRALVQGAHAAAELIKEVSIGCTLNRQDVRLTLHYEKGFTVTREPADPAGGAVLYRYPYEKLKMSADDGIRNLYLDFGGPEGEMVFDLHSGPKPVVFVLHSFLSAKLTRMGLLT; encoded by the exons ATGGCAGTCTGGACCAGAGCGGACAAAAACGGCCAGCTGGACCTCCTGCTCCGCGACCGCTGGATCCGAGTGGCCGCCGAACTCACCCGCGAAACGCTGACTCTGACGGCCGAGGCGGAGGTAACCGGGCAGGGGGGCAATCACTGGGACTACAGCAACTCTTCGGCGGGCCTGCGAAATGGCATGTCGAACGGAAACGACCCGGGAACGAGTCCGGGGAACCCCGGCCGCGGTCCGCCCTCGGGTCAAGACCAGCTCCAGAGTCCGAACCACGGGGGTCGGGGGCGCAGCGCCAGCCCGGGGCGCGGGGTTGTCAGTCGGGGTCAGTACGACGGCAACTATGGTCTAAACAGCCCTGGAAAGTACCCGAATAACGGCACAAACTCTGACTTTGGAAGTCCCAGCTCGAGCTACGGCAGTCCCGGGTCCAGCTTTGGGTCGAGACAAGGCGACTTCCCCGTTAGTCTGGACGGTTCCTCGGAAGCTGTGCGGAAAGTCCGAGTTGTCAAACAGGAGTCTGGCGGGCTGGGGATCAGTATAAAGGGGGGGCGCGAGAACCGGATGCCTATCCTCATTTCCAAGATCTTCCCGGGGCTCGCCGCTGACCAGAGCCGGGCTCTCCGGGTGGGCGACGCGATCCTGTCGGTGAACGGGAACGACCTCCGGGAGGCAACACACGACCTAGCGGTCCAGGCGCTGAAGAAGGCAGGGAAAGAAGTGACGCTGGAGG TGAAGTATATCCGCGAGGTTTCTCCACTCTTCAAGAAGCCGTCCCTGGTGGCCGACCTGCCGTGGGACGGCGTTCGCCCGCAGTCGCCCAGCTACAGCGGCAGCGAGGACTCGGGGTCGCCGAAACACGGCAGCTCCTCCTCGTCCAAAGACAGAAAGGTCATCAGCCTGAGGATGTGCTTCATCAGCAGGAACCTCACCATGCCAGATCTGGAGAACAG actcctggagctccattCCCCAGACGGGCAGCACACGGTGGTTCTGCGCTGCAAAGACGGCCCCACTGCCAACTCCTGGTTCACTGCCATCCACACCAACATTGCCGCCTTGCTGCCACAGACCCTGGCTCACATCAACGCCTACCTAGGGGCCTCGTCCTCGACCTCCACACACCCTCACCTCAAACACATCGGGTGGTTGGCTGAACAG GTCCAGCTGGAAGGTGGACGGCAGCAGTACAGGCCAGTGGTCATGGCGCTGACGGAGAAGGACATCCTGCTGTTTGAATCAGTGCCGTGGAACAGAGAGTCCTGGTCCATGCCTCTGCTTACACACCCGTTGCTAGCCACCAG aCTGGTTCATTCTGGCAGTGCGCGGGGGTCTCCCGCCCAGGGGTCAGACCTGGTGTTTGCCACTCGGACAGGCACGGGCCGGGGCATCGAGTCCCATGTCTTTCGAGTGGAGACCCACTGGGATCTGTCTTCGTGGACGCGAGCCCTTGTGCAGGGGGCACACGCTGCCGCGGAGCTCATCAAAGAAGTCTCGATTG GTTGCACGTTGAACAGGCAGGATGTTCGGCTGACGCTGCACTATGAGAAGGGCTTCACTGTTACGAGAGAGCCGGCCGACCCAGCCGGGGGCGCCGTGCTGTACAGATACCCCTACGAGAAGCTGAAAATGTCCGCTGACGACGGAATACGCAACCTTTACCTTGACTTTGGGGGTCCGGAGGGAGAAATG GTATTTGACCTCCACTCTGGTCCAAAGCCCGTGGTGTTTGTCCTCCACTCCTTCCTGTCAGCCAAGCTCACTCGTATGGGTCTGCTGACGTGA
- the vps4a gene encoding vacuolar protein sorting-associated protein 4A codes for MTTSTLQKAIDLVTKATEEDKAKNYEEALRLYQHAVEYFLHAIKYEAHSDKAKESIRAKCMQYLDRAEKLKDYLKNKDKQGKKPVKEAQSNDKSDSDSEGENPEKKKLQEQLMGAIVMEKPNVRWNDVAGLEGAKEALKEAVILPIKFPHLFTGKRTPWRGILLFGPPGTGKSYLAKAVATEANNSTFFSVSSSDLMSKWLGESEKLVKNLFDLARQHKPSIIFIDEVDSLCGSRNENESEAARRIKTEFLVQMQGVGNNNDGILVLGATNIPWVLDAAIRRRFEKRIYIPLPEEPARAQMFRLHLGNTPHSLSEADLRQLARKTDGYSGADISIIVRDALMQPVRKVQSATHFKKVRGPSRSNNQVMVDDLLTPCSPGDPAAIEMTWMDVPSDKLLEPIVCMSDMLRSLSTTRPTVNTEDLLKVKKFTEDFGMEG; via the exons ATGACAACGTCAACATTACAG AAAGCGATTGATCTTGTGACTAAAGCCACAGAAGAAGACAAGGCGAAGAATTATGAGGAGGCCTTGCGCCTGTATCAGCATGCTGTGGAATATTTCCTTCATGCCATCAAAT ATGAGGCCCACAGTGACAAGGCAAAGGAAAGCATACGAGCGAAATGCATGCAGTACCTGGACCGAGCGGAGAAGCTTAAGGACTACCTGAAGAATAAAGACAAACAGGGCAAGAAGCCTGTCAAGGAGGCACAGAGCAATGACAA GAGTGATAGTGACAGCGAGGGTGAAAacccagagaagaagaagctgcaaGAACAGCTTATGG GTGCTATTGTAATGGAGAAGCCCAACGTCAGGTGGAACGACGTGGCTGGGCTGGAGGGGGCCAAGGAAGCTCTGAAGGAAGCCGTCATCCTGCCCATCAAATTCCCTCACCTCTTTACAG GCAAGCGGACTCCGTGGAGAGGCATCCTGCTGTTCGGTCCTCCAGGGACGGGGAAGTCATACCTGGCCAAGGCCGTGGCCACAGAAGCCAACAACTCCaccttcttctctgtctcctcctcagacCTAATGTCCAAGTGGCTGGGAGAGAGTGAGAA GCTGGTGAAGAACCTGTTTGACCTGGCTCGCCAACACAAACCCTCAATCATCTTCATTGATGAGGTGGACTCACTGTGCGGCTCCAGGAATGAGAATGAGAGTGAGGCCGCCCGTCGCATAAAAACTGAGTTCCTGGTCCAGATGCAGG GTGTGGGGAACAACAACGATGGTATCTTGGTGCTGGGAGCCACCAACATCCCCTGGGTGCTAGACGCTGCCATTCgcagaag ATTTGAGAAGCGTATCTACATCCCTCTGCCGGAGGAGCCGGCTCGGGCTCAGATGTTTCGTCTCCATCTGGGCAACACGCCGCACAGCCTGAGCGAGGCCGACCTGCGGCAGCTCGCCCGCAAAACAGACGGCTACTCCGGAGCCGACATCAGCATCATCGTCCGGGACGCTCTCATGCAGCCGGTCAGGAAGGTCCAGTCTGCCACACACTTCAAAAAG GTTCGAGGTCCATCCCGAAGCAACAACCAGGTGATGGTGGACGACCTCTTGACTCCTTGTTCCCCTGGCGACCCTGCAGCCATAGAGATGACCTGGATGGATGTGCCTAGTGATAAGCTACTGGAACCCATAGTGTGCATG TCGGACATGCTGCGCTCTCTGTCCACCACCCGTCCCACAGTCAACACCGAGGATCTGCTGAAGGTCAAGAAGTTCACAGAGGACTTTGGGATGGAGGGCTGA